Sequence from the Nasonia vitripennis strain AsymCx chromosome 5, Nvit_psr_1.1, whole genome shotgun sequence genome:
GCCACGATATGCCACATAATCTGGCTACTGGGCATAAAATTTGGCATATCGTGGTCATATTAGCCTCAATTTCCTTCGAGGGACTCGTAGGGCAGAATGTCAAATTTTATAGGAACAAAATAGTACAAGCGGCCGCCACGGGCAACTCTGCCAACTTCTATAACATTTAAGAACACGTGTTAAAACGGCATCAGTGCCAGTCACCCCCTCTCTCAAGCTGCACCCAGCGAATAGGTGCGTCGTATTCCAGAACACTTACAGTTGCTCAGTAAAACTGCtcgaaaattattaacatttcCTCACAATCATTTGAAATTCTTCATGATTATTTAATACCGTACAAAATCATCGATTTCTAGTTAAGCAATGCAAAGTCTAGTGAAATGTATAAGTACGCCATCTATAGGGCCCACTCGTAGAAGAGTTTGCCCGCCTTTAAGGGGGTGGAGTCGTCAAACTTGCCAAATGTCACGTGCGCATTTCTGTAAAATGCCCAGTCGACTCTAGTGCTCCATCATTTGCAGTGCGTTCGCAATCGAGGCTAGCTAAATTCTCCAGTCGGAACTTTTAACAATCATAGCAAAATGTGTTCTACTATGTGGTTTGTTACACACAAGAAATTTAATCGTATTACTGATCTTCTTATTCGATCAGGGGTTATTGACGTGACGCTACCGATTGGTAGATCACGCATTTACGATCGCCAGGCCACTCTCTTACATCTGGCCGCAGGTTCTGGAAAGCTTTGTCGTGTTAAGCTTCTTCTGCAACATGGCGCTGATCTTAATGCAAAAGATAGTAAGAACAAATCGGTGCTGCACTATGCCATAACTTGCAAAAACGTCGCCGTAACCGATTACCTGGTGTCCGCCGGAGCGGACGTTAACGCTAGAGATCGGCAAGGACTAAGTGTATTACACTACGCTATACTCTCGGGTTCTAACGAAGTAATAGACATTTTGATACAAAACGGAGCCGACTTGGAAGCCGTAGACGAAAGAGGTTGGAGCGCGATGCACATCGCAGTACTTGTGCTCAGCACCGGATCAAATATATTCATTGATCATGATGGAGTCAGCCTGGACACAAGGAATATCTTGAACTTGAGGCCAACGCGCGTTGCTATCGATTTGACGAGAGAAAGGATCGTTTGTATGCTGCTGGACCATGGTGCGAACATCAACATGAAAACTCAGGAAGGACACTTTCCACTTTTTTACGCCGTGATCACTGGCCACCGAAACATGGTCAAACTGTTAATCTCCAAAGGAGCTGGCTTAAATAATCAGACAGTAGACGGAGAGACAGCCTTGATCGCGGCTTGCCAACGAGGACTCAGCAAAATAGTGGAGATTCTACTCTGCAACCACGCTGATGTTGCTTTAAAAAGTAAGCACGGAGCCATTGCCTTGTCATCAGTGGGACAGGACGACCAAACGGCTCAAGTCATCGTAAGACACATCGCCAAGTTAAAAGCTGGGAAGCAGTTGGTCGACGAGAACAGCCTGAAAGCGATAAGGCTCAATGAGGAGCTTCAACGATACTACGACAAGTGTGAGTCCGAACTTGAAAGGATGAAGAATGAAAAGATCGAGGAGAGTTGTAATATGTCTTACTATTACATACTCTCCAAAAATCTAGAGAAGATCGCATCGCTGGCCAAGAATTACGATGTTGTTAAGGCATTCGAGAAGGATGAATTCCGAGACAAATATCCAATCTACGCTAAGGAACTAGAGACCAAGTTTACGGAAGCCATGGCCAGGAGGAATTTCAGCCACAACATGGAACATTGTTTAAGAAACACCCTTTCAAATTTCCATGTACCCGATGTtgctattaaaaatattgtcaGTTATCTGCGATTCGAAGATTTCAACGTATAATAAATCTTAAATGAGtatcgatttatttatttattaatatggaTTGATTATgtgattttaatatatagtattttatattttaatataaaaagtaCAGTATTAAAATCTACCTTTTGCTGAAACTTTTAGTTTATTGGAgcatttatgtttttattaataaattttattaaggTTAAAAGTTAAAAAGCGTAAGTATATAGTCAGACCCAATAATTTTCCTTAATCATAATCAAGTCGCTTTATTAATGGCTTCCCAACATCTGGTCATCACTTTTTTCAAGAGAGACTAGCaaatatatagataataaataatacatttatCATTATCACACAAGGAGAAAATTCGGATTATGACATTAGCATACGCGGCAAATGCTCCCTATATAACAGCGTTCTGTGAGCGAGTTCGAAAAATGCGCAggattttttcaattaatctaCTTGATAATAATTTCACGGCTTTGGATCATGTATGATACAGATGCAAAATCATTGCTTTAAATAAGCCAAAAGTTTCAtacttgtttaaaaaatgattaatttcaCTTTGATTACCATCAACAGTTAATTAATCGTtcattaattttcattatttatgtGTGTTGTAAAATAGTACGTTACAGAAACACGTGAAGTAAAAGTAATTGATTACGAGTGCTGCGTCCTGCATACTATTgttcattattttcataattgttaCTTATTTATGTCatacattttataaatacgatgtaaatatttataaataaataaacttgcTTATTTGGATGAAAATTAGTTTACAGCCTATGCAACATTTATGCATTTTCAATAAATGTACCTACTGTTTTTATGTTAAACGATTCTTACACTTTTGTGTTCTCTTTTAATTAGAGCTTgggacatttttaaaaaattggacTTATTTATTCAAGTACAAAATTTTTGACGAATTTTGTAAGTTCgaaatttgttcaattttcaaaaaataaaaaatttcgatcGCTCCATCTTGAAGGATCTCTATTAGTCGTCTAATTGATCATCTAAAAAAGAGCGTGTTTGCGGTTCGATTTTGAATACGAattagtatttttaattttataaaaatggtAAGTAAAGCAATAATATTACTTGTAATTAAACGAGATTATAGGAtggtatttttttatattcaaacAGTTACtgatatttagaattttacGACTTCTCTGAGTCTATAAAtacgagaatatttttaataacgagTTATACTTTGGTAAAtctttaaatctagctaccccacgctctgagacttcttatacgagtaattttaaaaaagagagtacgtcggcaaaacgggaggaaggcgaacggtTTGCCGACGAACTTGCTTAAAAACGTATAGACATTCATCAACAAATTTTCTTACATTCTTGCGGACGAGTTTTTTTTACGAAAAGTGAGCCAATAACGCATAACATAGCGATCTCTTTCTTAAAAcctcgaaaaaaaagtaatgtagtttattctaatttatttatactctaGTTTACATTATCAGTCGAATTTTTACTTGATTTAAAATAGCGATTTGGCGCTTTAGAAACATATATTTCTATTTATTAACGACCAAGCTAAATATTAATGGGAGAATCGGTACAGTTTTAAGTTTATTACTGAATTCGCCTTACTCGAGATCCTTATACGTTTGCCACTTTAAGGTAAATCTATGGAGTGGcggaatataattttttactgtTTGTTTATAAAGTTCAATTACATCGaaatatataaagttatatgcaaaatttcaataaatgtaTTCATAACATATATTAACAAACTGAAATTTAGCTTGATTAATCTGACGATAAATCAGTTTTTGCTAACATAAGATACGTACAGCCGCTcttatgaatatttatttgaattcttGTAAAAACGTATGctgaaaaaataacaaaattatatttaatgtaagaaaaaaatatcttaAAGATATTAAGAAGTAACGGCCATTCAACGTGTTCAACgcgttatttataaaagctgAACTCAAAAACTCTGTATTCAAGCGTAACACGAAAAAGGTCATCAGCTGTCACGATTAAACTAAACAAAAACAACAACATGATCGCGACGTCGTTGATCTCGTTGCTGAATCCTATCAAAGTATCGCACTTCCAAACAACGAAGATGTCTCGATTGCCGATATGAGATCCGCCGTACGAATCCGAAATCCAAAGgttcgttttctttttaattttcaccCCCTCGGATCGTCTCTTCTTACAATGTGGACTATATATCTATTAAAACCattcaaaaattgattatattaatttataatattcttttacATTAAATTGCTGTAAGTATattctttaattttcaaatacacATCTCAGCATTATCTTTACCAATTTTTAAGCAATTCAAAAAGCCCGCGCTACGCCAGTGCAGCGATTTCTGATGACGTCATTGCACGCAAAGTCCGATATAGAGGGCGCAACTATCCACGAGACTATTATTTACTGACTGCGATCGAATCGGAGAGCGACACTGGAAGCCATTCTGCGTACAAGTACAAGATTTCCATTGCGAGAAGCTGAAAGCATTTTTGTTGACAACAAGCAGCAAAAATGTCGATGTCAAAAACTACGAACACGTATAATCGGCAGAACTGGGAAGATGCtgtaagtataataaaataataaagcttcTATAATTTTATGCCGATTCCATCATTTAGCTAACCTTGAGATCTTTTTTTCATCAGGAATTTCCAATTTTGTGTCAGACGTGCTTAGGAGATAATCCATACATACGAATGGTAAGTTTCtcaagtttaaataatcattgtAAAACTTGTTAACTACTAGTAACAATATGCGTAGTATCTCGTACTTATTTGTGTATGAAACATACGTGTACTGAAAATAAGAGGTTAGGTTTCAAAACGTTGTATGAATGAGACCCAAGTGACGTTTCGTTTGTTTACCATCAATTTTACTCACtccgttttttttcttctttcagaCAAAAGAAAAGTATGGTAAGGAATGCAAAATTTGTGTGCGTCCCTTCACTGTATTTCGCTGGTGTCCCGGAGCCAGAATGCGCTTCAAGAAAACTGAAGTCTGCCAGACCTGCAGTCGTCTAAAAAACGTCTGTCAAACCTGTCTATTAGATTTGGAGTACGGACTACCCATTCAAGTGAGGGATGctgcattaaaaattaaagacGATATACCACGTTCCGATGTAAATAAGGAATACTATGTGCAAAATATCGATAACGAAATAAGTAAGAATGACCCTACAACACCAGCTGGCGCTGTTGGAAAATCTGCTGCTGCAAGTGACTTGTTGATGAAGCTTGCAAGAACAAGCccttattataaaagaaatagACCACACATTTGTTCCTTCTGGGTGAAAGGAGAATGTAAACGAGGAGAAGAATGTCCATATCGGCATGAGAAGCCAACAGATCCTGATGATCCTCTGGCAgatcaaaatattaaagatcGTTATTACGGTTTCAATGATCCAGTTGCAGACAAGCTAATGAGAAGAGCAGCTGCAATGCCTAAGCTGGAACCACCAGAGGACACCTCTATAACTACTCTGTACATAGGCAATATAGGAGAAGTATTGACAGAAAAAACTCTACGAGATCACTTTTATCAGTATGGTGAAATTAGATCTGTGACAATGGTGGCCAAAAATCAATGTGCCTTTATTGAATACACAAATCGAAGTGCAGCCGAGCTAGCTGCTGAAAGGACATTCAATAAACTGATACTTGGTGGCAGACGTCTAAACATTAAATGGGGACGTTCTCAAGGTCGGCAGACTATTTCTGCAGCTGAAGGAGTTAGAGAAATCCTGGAACCAGTGCCAGGACTACCAGGTGCTCTTCCACCACCTCCAGAGAGCGTTGGAAATAATTTCTTCAACCTGCCAGGTATGATGCCTGCACCGCCAATGATTCCACCTCCACCAATGCCACCAGCAGCATTCTTGTTTGGGCCACCAGCTGCTGCACCTATTTTCCCACCAGGTACTGCACCCACTGGTATACATTATCCTAGTCAGGATCCGTCTAGGATGGGGGCCTCACAGGGAATAGGAAAACCTTGGCCAGAGGAAAATTAGGCCAATTGTTTAAAGACTATGTATGTGAATgcgtataatgtatataatcatttttttttttacatttaagggtattagaaataaattctgtattttaaaatcataaaagatCTGTTATTACTCAATGTTGATTCAGCTGTTGTATTCACATGGTTTTAGAtagtatattattaatttatacctTGATAAGGATTTCAGATTGCTTATACAGCTATTACTTAATAGCaatattgcttttcaaatGTTAACaagtattaataataaataactttattaataatattcgaTTTTGATTGCTGAAACTTAATTACAATGATGATCACTTTTTGTAAGATATATACAATTGCCGTACATGAAAGAATACCTATCAACAAGTTATACATTTTGTTTGATAAATCTTTTGAAGAACGCTTTGtgtatattaaatgataaaataatgaCGTAGAAAAACACAAAGTAATGCTGCATTTAAtactaataaaatttgacttaagtttttttaacttttcaaGTGTAAAAATACATTTCTGGCGGTTTTATCACTCAATGCTCTCTAGAGAGAAACATTAGTTAACAGGCACATTTTCATTAGGCTGTATACAAAATAGTCTTTGGCTTGTACTCAATATATTTAGTATAGTTCAGCTGCAGAACAACGTAGCTGCGATTCTCGAAAACTCGACGAAAGGGATGAGCGTTACCGCGAAAAAGCATTGGGCATACTGGAATTTTTCCTTCGCTTTTGCCTTTACCATTGTCCACTAAATCCCACAACTCTAGCATTTTACATCCTGGCTTCCTAAACAAATTGAACGTTTCTTTAATTAAAGTACTTATCTTAAGAGTAACATGAATTAACGTGTGCTTTTTTCATACCAATAGCCATAACCATAACAAAGAGCTTCCTCTATAACCACATAGTCAACTTGCAACTTTCTCAAAGTATCATGAACTTCAGCAACACTTTTTCTGCTGAATATTTCATATACTTTCATTGTCCTTTCTCTAAAATGAAATAGCAGCATAGTAAtgacaaatttattattttttaaaaaatcaacgGCTTAGCTCAAGTGATAGAAATTTCCACTTACTGCATTTCTTTACTCTCATAGTAGGGATTGTTCACTATTGGCCTTCTGGTGGACAACATAATATTTGCCATAAGCGACATTTTACCAGCAAAAGCAGCAGATCTTGGAGTTTTTGCTTGCACCCATTCAAGCAATTCTTCTTGATCTACATTACTATATTCACCtttaaaaacattaataagttgttaactttttaaatacATCTAAAATTTCAATATACTTTGTGTCGCAAAGAAATACAATTTACCAATAAATTCTCTTTCCTTAATCAACCTTTGAACACCATTATAGGACATCATGGCTAGTAAAAGTGCAACCAGTGCACCTTGCATTGCCTTCCTCTTAATTCCTAATTTCTCCAGATATCTCTTACTGCAAGACAACCCAGCGAGTATGCATAGGTGTGGagtcataaataatttcaatctCATGACAAACATGGCCATGACAGTGAATGCTCCagtttgtaaaatattgtaggCTATATGAGGTTCTATACAGTTAGGAAAACCCTGTCCTTTCAGATTTCTATACCAGTAATAGAGCACCAGAAAACCAGCAAGAATTGCTGTGGgaagtaaaaatgtttttacaataGCTTCATATGtctcatattttaaaaaatcaaactcTGCTGAACATGTGTATAACATTGTATGAAAGTCTTTGTAATTCGATATCTTTGATTTgagaatattgaaaatatgttcATCATCAGAACCACTTGTGAACAATACTTTCCACAAATTTGTGCCAAGTAACGTAGCAGTTATTTCTAACACTGTCAATGTTTTAGCATTGACTCTGTTTGATAAAGCTTTGCCTAACTCTGATGCACAAACACTTACTATAAGTAAGGCCAAGTGCAAAGAGTTTAGTAAAAAAGCATTGCTTGTTAAACCAATAACTGAGGTTACAGAGAGTAGGTGGACTATACAGTAAAAACTGTACACCTCTTGGTTTATTATCTTGAACCACTTGAGAATAAGCAAGGCAATAGTCTGAGTTACAAATACGAATTGCGAGAATTGCCAGCTCAATAAACAAAAAGCCATTAACAGAACTAAATCCTGCAACATgagattgaaaaattcaagacCAAAATAGTCAAATAGATCATAAATCAATCATAAAATACAAACCACATGCGTAGACATTGAATCTggctttttcctcttctttaaAATTTCTGACATCATAAACATTTGAAATAGAAGAGCTGGATATGCAAAACTTTCACGTAAAGGTGGGGTCCATTGTACTCTTGTACACTCAGTATGATTAAAAAAGAATGCTGCTACAGCTATAATACCACCTCCAATAGATCCACTCAAATTGGAAGCATagagaaaaattgtaaatccGGTAACCATAGCGCACAGCCACACgaattctaaataaaaatacaccggAACTCCTATACCTTCACAGCTTGTTATAGATGCTAAACCATCTCCTCTTTCAATCTAAAATATGTATTCGTACTttaatgaatataattttgatatttttaattttgaaagttCATATCTATTATTCTGACTGTTACTTTACCTGCCAACATAGAGGTTTTGGCAAGAGATCCAAATACTTCATAATATGGTAAAACATACCAATATTGACCTGAAATAATACAttgtttaattgaaaaataaactgAGTACACTGATGTATGGGTACCTAAAATAAGCAAGTTGAATAAATTACCTCTGGCCCTAAATTATACTTGCTTTCAGCATTGATGATATTTGGATATTCCGAAAAATTATCATGATGTATCCTCTGCATCCCTTCAAAAAAAGTTGCAGAATCTGCAATGGTCTTGAAGTAGGAATAGTACATCCCCTGCAGGTGCAGataattataatgaattatGAATAATATTGTTCTATACTTGTATCGTACATCATTAAATTGATTTTACCATTTCTGTCCTAAAAGACAtttctctctccatctctgATAAATGAGTGAAATGTCTTTCATTCTCAAACAATGTTGACGCATGCCATCGATGCAGGATTCCGCAAGCTATGGCTGCAAAACGAGCAAGTGTACATGTCATCACTGAGATGGATCGAGCTACATTTTTTCTGAGTTAATAATATCACAATTCACGCAAAAAATACCTAAGATAATTTTGAGGATATAAATAGGTTTTGATTCTCTTTCCATCTCGACGACTTAACCTAGAAGAGTCACAAGCTCAACTCGGAGAAAAAACTTGATATATTCACATCCTTGGCTGGCTGGCTGGCTTTATTTATCGAAACTTGGATAAAATTTCAACTCTAAGTATGCTTTCCACCGTTGTAAACAGTCACGATGCACTCGAGAAAAAAGCCATTGCTTTGCCTATATACCTCGAGCTGTCTGCTATATCAATAAAGCTTAAAATCTTTGTAATTACAAACACGCCCCCTGGCGGTAAGTTCAGTTTATGGCAGCTGAGGAGGGAATTGTTGAAACTCGAAGAAACAGCTTGgtctctttatttttcaaacattttttaacaaatcgTTATCGCCATTTGTTAAGTAGCTACAAGTAGTAATTTAATGTATTAAACATATAGTATGTCACCGGCAGTCGCCATGTGTACATTACGTATATATGGTTCGTACGCTTGTTTGCAACCAGGTGGCCCCAATTATAATGCAACTGTTCTCGCAAGTGGAAAGAAATACCGAGGATCAGTATATAAGAGCAAGGAACAACATGTATAAATTAGGGTCGATGCGCGGCAACATCTTCACTCTGATTTTATGTTCTTAGGACATTTAAGAGTGTAAGgtaataacccaataacccttcCAAACACATAAGGTTTTCTTGGTCATTTGGGTCCTTTGTCTCGCGACAAAAAACCGGGAAATGGCGGATGCTCGCGCCTGATATCGATCTTATTTTACAACCTTCGATTATGCATCTCATACACCTATCAAATGGCtctattgttaaaaaaagacTTAATTAATCGGCTGCAAGTAGTATTTCCAAAAGATTGAAACTTTGGATTGTTGCATCTCGAAAAAAGCGCACCGCTTTGTATACTATCAAACTTTTTCCCCTATGATTGGTACTGTTATCTTAAAGCGGCTTAATGAACTTTAGTAAACAAGTCAACTGTATTGAAATTTGTTCAACTAAACGAGACAGGTTGTTGTACCTTGATGCAGAATAGTGACTATAGCGGTGATGTGGTTCAGCAGAAACGATAAGTCGAGATTACGAGAAAAATACAAGTATCATGAAATTATTGCAAAAGCGCGTTGCACGTCCTTGGCATACGCAGAAAATCCACTGAGATCCGCGTACACAGCCCAAGGTTGGCCTCAAAATCAGGATTGACCATGCGAACGCGACAATATCTGGTGGTAGTTTGAAAAATGTGCAGCAGCTGTTAACACCCCT
This genomic interval carries:
- the LOC103315846 gene encoding putative ankyrin repeat protein RF_0381, giving the protein MCSTMWFVTHKKFNRITDLLIRSGVIDVTLPIGRSRIYDRQATLLHLAAGSGKLCRVKLLLQHGADLNAKDSKNKSVLHYAITCKNVAVTDYLVSAGADVNARDRQGLSVLHYAILSGSNEVIDILIQNGADLEAVDERGWSAMHIAVLVLSTGSNIFIDHDGVSLDTRNILNLRPTRVAIDLTRERIVCMLLDHGANINMKTQEGHFPLFYAVITGHRNMVKLLISKGAGLNNQTVDGETALIAACQRGLSKIVEILLCNHADVALKSKHGAIALSSVGQDDQTAQVIVRHIAKLKAGKQLVDENSLKAIRLNEELQRYYDKCESELERMKNEKIEESCNMSYYYILSKNLEKIASLAKNYDVVKAFEKDEFRDKYPIYAKELETKFTEAMARRNFSHNMEHCLRNTLSNFHVPDVAIKNIVSYLRFEDFNV
- the LOC100120139 gene encoding pre-mRNA-splicing factor RBM22, whose protein sequence is MSMSKTTNTYNRQNWEDAEFPILCQTCLGDNPYIRMTKEKYGKECKICVRPFTVFRWCPGARMRFKKTEVCQTCSRLKNVCQTCLLDLEYGLPIQVRDAALKIKDDIPRSDVNKEYYVQNIDNEISKNDPTTPAGAVGKSAAASDLLMKLARTSPYYKRNRPHICSFWVKGECKRGEECPYRHEKPTDPDDPLADQNIKDRYYGFNDPVADKLMRRAAAMPKLEPPEDTSITTLYIGNIGEVLTEKTLRDHFYQYGEIRSVTMVAKNQCAFIEYTNRSAAELAAERTFNKLILGGRRLNIKWGRSQGRQTISAAEGVREILEPVPGLPGALPPPPESVGNNFFNLPGMMPAPPMIPPPPMPPAAFLFGPPAAAPIFPPGTAPTGIHYPSQDPSRMGASQGIGKPWPEEN
- the LOC100120164 gene encoding probable C-mannosyltransferase DPY19L1; its protein translation is MERESKPIYILKIILAIACGILHRWHASTLFENERHFTHLSEMEREMSFRTEMGMYYSYFKTIADSATFFEGMQRIHHDNFSEYPNIINAESKYNLGPEVNIGMFYHIMKYLDLLPKPLCWQIERGDGLASITSCEGIGVPVYFYLEFVWLCAMVTGFTIFLYASNLSGSIGGGIIAVAAFFFNHTECTRVQWTPPLRESFAYPALLFQMFMMSEILKKRKKPDSMSTHVDLVLLMAFCLLSWQFSQFVFVTQTIALLILKWFKIINQEVYSFYCIVHLLSVTSVIGLTSNAFLLNSLHLALLIVSVCASELGKALSNRVNAKTLTVLEITATLLGTNLWKVLFTSGSDDEHIFNILKSKISNYKDFHTMLYTCSAEFDFLKYETYEAIVKTFLLPTAILAGFLVLYYWYRNLKGQGFPNCIEPHIAYNILQTGAFTVMAMFVMRLKLFMTPHLCILAGLSCSKRYLEKLGIKRKAMQGALVALLLAMMSYNGVQRLIKEREFIGEYSNVDQEELLEWVQAKTPRSAAFAGKMSLMANIMLSTRRPIVNNPYYESKEMQERTMKVYEIFSRKSVAEVHDTLRKLQVDYVVIEEALCYGYGYWKPGCKMLELWDLVDNGKGKSEGKIPVCPMLFRGNAHPFRRVFENRSYVVLQLNYTKYIEYKPKTILYTA